The Carassius gibelio isolate Cgi1373 ecotype wild population from Czech Republic chromosome B19, carGib1.2-hapl.c, whole genome shotgun sequence genomic interval agagatgacatcactgaattcaatgatgaactgcctttaactatcatttttcattattgacacactgttttcctaatgaatgttgttcagttgctttgacgcaatgtattttgtttaaagtgctatataaataaaggtgacttgaattgACTTGACTCTATCCTGTCCtgttttcattcttttcatgtGTGTATGCATGTCTGCTGATGCAGCAGTTTTATATTCTTACCCTCAGCAGCATGCATTTATTGCCTTATATTGTTAATTTCTTGTGTCTCATGCTTCGTTGGGggttatttcaaatatatgtgcagcagcagtatttcatacatgctcacagcagcatgtctgtggatGTATTGAGGTCtgccacagcagcagcagcatggcagatctattccaccaagcCCAAACatattaacattgtcatgtacattatTATGCTAAACActcagagagttgtcatgacagaacttCGCATTTGTACTTGAGTTACATGCAACAACAGATAAGCCAATCATAAggcttttttatgtttgtatatgCAAACACATTTTTAGATGTCATCTGCTGATAACTTTGTAGATGAGTTGAAAAAACCTCAAGAAATTATTTCTGCTCAAGATATTTCAATACACACTGTTGGTATTTCTTTTTTTAGATGGCTACATTTGAAGATTATGATGTAATAACCCAGAAGGACTTGGAGGGTCTTAAAGATTGCATATCTACCCAGGATCTCCCATCAGCAGTAGACACAATCAAGGATTACTTTAAACAGCAGGATCTTGTAGAACTAAACATTGGTGTGACGGGAGAGTCTGGCTCTGGAAAGTCCACGTTTGTCAACGCGTTCAGGGGTTTAGGAGATGAAGAAGAGGGCTGTGCTAAAACTGGTGTAGTGGAGACCACTGCAGAACCAGAGGTTTACCTTCAcccaaaatacaaaaatgtgaaaGTTTGGGATCTTCCTGGCATTGGATCACCAAACTTTAAAGCTGATGAGTATCTTGAACAGGTTGAGTTTAAGCGTTATGATTTTTTCATCATCATTGCTTCAGATCGGTTCAGAGAATGCCACACTCAGCTGGCCAAAGAGATCATGAGGATGGGGAAAACGTTTTATTTTGTTCGTTCCAAGATTGACTTGAGCATTCAGgctgaaaagagaaagaaaaactttgACCTGAAAAAGACACTGGAGACCATCCGAGAAGACTGTGAAAAAGGttggtttatttgtttaattaacaggcaattacagttacattttcaAGGTTGTCATTAACATTGTGCTTAATTGTAGATATATCTTTGGCCATCTGAAATTAATATTACATGATTGTAGAATTTATGATAATACGCATATTGtacatgaataatatttaatgattaCATAATTCACTATTCCTTTTTCTAGGTCTGAGAAAGATCGGTATAGAAGAACCTGTTGTGTTTCTGATCTCTGGATGGGAGCTCGGAAAGtatgatttaaatgatttgcagGAGAGGATGGAGAAGGAGCTTCCACAGCATAAGAGACGAGTGCTGATGTTGGCTTTGCCAAATATTACACTGGAGATTaatgagaaaaagaagaaagctCTCGAGGAAGACATTGGAAAAGTTGCCTTCCTGTCTGCTTGTGTGGCAGCTATTCCTATTCCTGGTCTTTCAATTGCTGTGGATTTAGCCatcatagcagttgagatagagaAATACTGCAATGCCTTTGGTCTTGATAGGGAGTCTTTGGAGAAGCTCTGTGAAAAATATGGGAAGAGATTAGAGACTGTAGAGGGTATGATTAAGTCAGCTTGGTATAAAGGAATATGTACAGGTTCTGTGGTAACCTTACTAAGAGATGTATCCTTTCTGATGACAGAAGATGCTGTTGAATCTGTTTTTAGGTTTGTACCCCTTTTAGGTTCTATAGCTGCAGGAGCAATGTCCTTTTGGTCTGTGTCAACAGTGCTGAAGAGTGCTCTGAATGAAATAGCAGAAGATGCCAGGAATGTGCTGATGAGTTTGCTAGAGACTGAAGTGTAAtcagacagattttaatgtaCCAGATATTTAAACTGGTTGCCAGGTTTATAACACTGAATACTTAAAAGGTAATTCTTTTAATGGACAATTTTAATGGACAATTATGATAAATGTGTGTTATATTGATTTTTGCTTTAGATGAGTGACCTGAGAAAAGCAGTATTCTAAATccatattaaacaataaatactaaaacaaTACCAAATAAGAagactgaaaaatatatataactgaatTTAGAAGCTACATTAAGAACAATTCtggctttttttctcaaaattactTGATGTGAAAGTAACATTatatgtggccaagtatggtaatTGATACCTAGAATTTgtgatctgcatttaacccatcctagTGCACACAGTGAGtagtgaacatacacacacacacaaagtagcGGGCAGCCATTTGCTGTGGCACCAATGGAGCAATGAGGGGTTCAGTGACTTGCTCAAGCACCTCAGGTGTTGGTACTGATGttgggttacaagtctgactttctaaacattaggccacaactgACATAAATTCCATATTGGCTATTGtcagttataaagtcagaatttgtgATACATGAACTCCTGTGTAGaactaagaaaataaataaataaacatggagTGCTTACAATAATATTATATCAACATTCATGATGTTCTCTTATTTTATATTGTCTGCACAATTGTCAAGTACAGTGAGTTTTATCTGGTTGATCCATTTTGTTCCTCCAAGTCCAAAATGAGCAAGATCATGGTATTGTACCATCTGAAATATATGTACCGTATACTGTCATTTTTCCAGTACTAGTGTGCAACCCTAGAAAGCAACATCTATAACACATAAAGTCTTCATATGACCGTTCTCATTGAATCATTATTTCTATTCTCATTCAGTAGATccataacaaaatgtatttttccaaaCCATTTGCAATTTTTTAAAGGATTTATTCCTAGAGGTAATGAGACAATTGTTCCATTTAAGTATTTTATGTGGAGAAAAATTGTAATCAAAACAACTTTTCCAAGCCAATAATGCCATTGTAATTGcacaatattttgaaacataCAATAAAGTGTAGGTTTGGGTAATTTTGTAACTTTGGGGCTCCATACAGCATTTCACTTTGGTTGTGGACACACTTACAAAGTGATTGCTTTATGGCATGGGAGACAGCTAAATAtggcagattattattattattatttttttttttttcaagctcagGCACAGCTGATCCAAAGTTGAATCTGAGGACCTGAGAGAGTCCTGGCCCAAAACTTATATAAGCCCAATGGAAGACGAGGAAAATGAACAGTAGAGCCAAATTCAAAAACGGGAAACAGCTACTTCCAGGTTCCTCCATGCACTCCTGTCATCTTTGGTGAAACAGGAGAACAATGTTCAGATTATTATGCCATGATTCTGCATTTCACGTCACACTTTTGTCATATTTGTTCTgcagttaaacatttattaagaGTTAGTAAATACACCAGCACTGTAGAAGAATACATTATAGGCtacaaatgaattatttttattataattgttatatatatatatatatatatatatatatatatatatatatatatatatatatatatatatatatatatatatatatatatatatatatagttcattaGACTTCTTCAGGCCGAagcagtaggtggcgctgtgggTTTTAGAGTGTTTCCGTATACACTGTGGCCACGTCATGCTAGCGGAAGACTGAAATCATCTGCGCATGCGTTCAACTGTCTTCGTTATTTTGAGGTTCAGACCAGCGGACGAAGGTAAAGTGGCTGCTAAATATTTTCTCTTTCGAAAAACTGAATATGCTGCGAATGACACATTACAATATGTTCTGTCTTTTTGCTGTATGTCATACGCAAGCAGTCGACGCTGTCTGTATAATAACCTAATTTAGGGCGATTGTGAAGTAACGTTAAACGTAATCGATGTTtgtcacattttttatatataatagattAATTGAGCTTAGTCTatcaataattgtttttactataGTGCATTAGAAACAGTTATTTGTGTTTGGTACAATAATTATGATGAAATTAATTAGTTTGTTGTGGGCTTGTTGTACACGTAagcataatgaatgaatgaagtgtCCTAGTTTTAAGTAACTCTGAATTTTTAAAGgtgttttagatttatttataggATTGTTTAATATAGATCTGTAAATTGCAAACATAAGCATTATTTGAAAAAATCATTCATTCAATGCTGCACCGtcggagaatttttttttttattaaaactcctTGTTTTTTACCTTGTATTCTAGCCTACATTACTGTTTGAGTGAATatagattgtttttgttttatttaatcttttaaaactTGTTGAAATCGTTTTCTTACAATAGTATTATCTTTTCTCTTGTATGTATCATTTTATGCAACAAAATGAGATGTTCGTTTACTCATTAAATATGCCATTTCCTTGGGCAGATGAGGCTGCTCTGTGTATTTGCTTTGGTTGCTGTGGTGGCTTTGGTGGCAGGAGAAGAAGGAGCTCGTCTGTTAGCCTCCAAATCCCTGCTGAACCGATACGCTGTGGAGGGACGAGATCTCACCCTGCAGTACAACATCTACAACGTGGGCACCAGGTATTATTCTCTCTGTCTCAGAAGTTCAGCACATCACTATTTAACAGATGGCGGGTATATGGTTTACCACTGTCAGTCTTCGTAGTATTCgaatctataaaaatatatatttcttttagtgcTGCCCTGGAGGTTGAGCTGTCTGATGACTCGTTCCCCCCTGAAGATTTCGGCATTGTCTCAGGAATGCTCAATGTGAAATGGGATCGTATTGCCCCGTATCCTCCTCAATAAGCAATCGCTGTCCTGTGTACTGTACTTTTTTGTTGATCTcgagagaggttttttttttttttttttcattgagtttTCATATTGACTTTGTTCTATGCAGTAATATGTATgctattttgttttgatttttactTTATAAGTGCATTCTGAGTACTTTGCACACTTTCAGTAATCCCATTAAGACTTCAATCAATCTCTTCTGTCTCTTACTGATGGCACCTAACATCATTAGTATGGTCTCAGGATGGGatgctttatttttgttctttagtAGATTATGTTCCTTAACTCATCCTCTCCACAGTGCCAGTAATGTTTCTCACACTGTGGTTCTGCGGCCTCTTAAAGCAGGATACTTCAACTTCACCTCTGCTTCTGTTAGTTACCTGGCCCAGGAGGGTGGACAGGTCGTGGTGAGTGGAGTCCCATGCTACCTTTCATATACGCAGTCGGCATAaggaaatgttgtttttgtttatcttACTGTGCCTAAATGAGCGATTatcttgaagattttttttttttgaccatgttaatgccaaaaatcaataTTTGGCTAAATGTTCTCTTCTTACAGACCATGTAAATGTAGTTACTGGCTGTTAGCTAAGACTTTTTTCGCATTGCTCAGGTTGGTTACACAAGTGCTCCGGGTCAGGGAGGCATCCTTGCCCAGAGAGAGTTTGACAGACGCTTTTCTCCACATTACGTAAGTGTTTTAATCTAGAAAATTCTGTATAATGGTCTTTAATGTATGATAGCCTGTGCTGTTATCTAATCTGAAATCTAATCTGTTTGTCTTTTAAAGCTGGACTGGGCAGCCTTTGGTGTCATGACCCTTCCCTCCATTGGCATTCCTCTGCTCCTTTGGTACTCCAGCAAGAGGAAGTACGACTCACCAAAGAGCAAAAAGAACTGAGTTATCTAATACAAGACAAAAACAGATCAGGGATCATTGTGTgaatggggggtgggggggttaaGTGAATTATGGTGGAGTTGAGAATGTTGGTTTTGAATAAATTACCCATATTGGGGTAAATGGTCAATGATTTAATCAGTTTTTAAGTGATGTTGGTCTTCATCAGAACATTTATTTGAGGGATAAGCATCAAATAGGAGGTTCACCAACTGCTTTTGGTATTTAAAGTGGCCATTCCATGGTGGCTTCAGGTGCACCACCTTTTTTTGTAATGATTCTCAAATGCTAAACAGAACTGCACAATTCTTCATGATCAATGTGGGGCTTGTTTGTGGAAATAAAAAAAGGGTTTTATAgagatgctctgtgtgtctggTCACTCACCGAAATATAATTTCCTCTTTGTGTCTGCTTGCTTTTTCTGTGATCTTCTTCTCGTGCTGTGGTTAGTGCATTCATAGTCTTTTATAGTAATCTCATCAGCTAAATAGTTCAAGCTAGTTATATTATGATTGGTCAAAGCTCACTGGAAGCTATCCCTAATCATTTGGTAATTCAAAATGCTAAATTTCTGCTAAATGCTAAAATTCACTAAAACAAAATCTGTGGTAGGTAATCCTaataatatatttgattaaaaatggagTCATTTACTGTGCAATTATAACTTTGAATGAGTGACTGAttctatggagaaaaaaaacatacaatttaaataaatgaaaaatatataaacatgataAACATGCATACAGTAGTAGTCATGGGGAGATCACTACTAACAAGccttataaatgtatatacagctTTTAAGCAGTGTAATGTTTTGATACACATATGTGTCATCCTAATATcacaatgctgtttttttatctCGTTATTAAGAGTATTTACAAATGAAACAATCTTTTGGTGAAGTCAGGGTCTATATAATCCTGAGGTCAGCGTTTGTGAATTGGTGGGGGCAGACAAGCTCTAGAGCTGGTCGGTCTTTCTGGAATCTGCTCATAAATGGAGCTGGAGGAAGCATTCAGAATTAGCTGCTCTGAATGATGAAAACCGAAGTGTTGAGGTGGAGTCATCAGTGGGGACACGCCAAAACTCTGAGGGAAAAATCATCAAATGTAGCATTTTTATAACAGATTGTGCACTATATACTACACAGGGAAATCTTCATAAAATATTCTCATAATGGATATTAACCTGCCCTCTGAGCTCTGGATGCATAGGACCATGAGCAGATCTTGGGGGTGGTCTTAGAGGAAGACTAGGCTCGGGTCTTGGTACAGCAAAGCCATCTTGGGCACCCCTGATGTTCACCTCTGAATATAGATGATTCCTTGGAAGGTTCACTGAAGAAAAGGACAAAAGATGCACCAAATAAGCATTTAcattcataatatatattattgtagtGACTCTAGTGCATGGTTCTTTTGAACAACGAGACACAAAATGTTCACAACTAGTTAATCCTGAGCCAGTTCTGATGCTTGTTTTCCTCATTTCTCACCTTCATCCCCTGCCGCCTGCCTCCTCCACCCCACGGCATAGCAGTCAATCTCTTCTGGACGACTGCGTGTGTGGGGGGGTTCTTCGTAAGTGTGCATGGGCTCCAGTTTCCAGTATTTCGGGTCTGCTGCTGTTGTGTCAAAGTTTGGGATGGATGGAGGGGTAAAGGCTGCTGTTGCTCCCTGGAGGTCAGGTTGGGCACTGAAGTTAGGGGTATTTTCTGATACTGCTCTTGGCGGTTTAATAACTCGAGCATACTGGACATCCACAGGAGAAAGTTGATCCCCTGTTAGATTAAGATTTGAGGGGTTTTCAGCAACCTCAGAACTTCCATTCTAGAGGGAGGAAAATAGAAAGGTGTCCTGTTAGGGTTTAATTTTAGAAATTTGACATTAaacacttacataaaaaaaaaaaaaaagtcaaactcaAACTAAACTCTTTCTCTCTTTACccttaagaaaataataatgttttcttatctttttttttttttttttttttgctgtattagCATTTGTATGACCTCAGTTTTCCtaaaaatgacatgaataaactgtggttagtgtagcaaatccatggttaatttgtggttaccatggtttaactagtAACCATGTTTTATGTTGTAGGCCTAgactatttgtagtaaaatcatggttaattttaGTAAGGGAAACCTTACCTTTGTGTAATACACACATCACACAAATACAACAGTATGGCAAAAGGCAACAGAAGCTTTGTAGTGAAGTTTTGTTATCTAGTAAATGTGAGTTGTTTCTGGAGTTAGTTACCTCACCTAGTTGATTCAGGAATCGGATTAGCCGCGTGGTTTTTGATTCACAAATTGAAACGGTTTAAGCGAATCATTTACTAAATCAGACTGCACTTGTCCCGTAGcatgtttcttttactgtctatgccatGGTTTGTTCGTGCTGTGTGCAATGGCAAGTcgacaaaatatgtttttctatGCATTATGTCAACGTAGC includes:
- the LOC127978899 gene encoding interferon-inducible GTPase 5-like isoform X2, with translation MATFEDYDVITQKDLEGLKDCISTQDLPSAVDTIKDYFKQQDLVELNIGVTGESGSGKSTFVNAFRGLGDEEEGCAKTGVVETTAEPEVYLHPKYKNVKVWDLPGIGSPNFKADEYLEQVEFKRYDFFIIIASDRFRECHTQLAKEIMRMGKTFYFVRSKIDLSIQAEKRKKNFDLKKTLETIREDCEKGLRKIGIEEPVVFLISGWELGKYDLNDLQERMEKELPQHKRRVLMLALPNITLEINEKKKKALEEDIGKVAFLSACVAAIPIPGLSIAVDLAIIAVEIEKYCNAFGLDRESLEKLCEKYGKRLETVEGMIKSAWYKGICTGSVVTLLRDVSFLMTEDAVESVFRFVPLLGSIAAGAMSFWSVSTVLKSALNEIAEDARNVLMSLLETEV
- the LOC127978901 gene encoding translocon-associated protein subunit beta isoform X2; its protein translation is MRLLCVFALVAVVALVAGEEGARLLASKSLLNRYAVEGRDLTLQYNIYNVGTSAALEVELSDDSFPPEDFGIVSGMLNVKWDRIAPASNVSHTVVLRPLKAGYFNFTSASVSYLAQEGGQVVVGYTSAPGQGGILAQREFDRRFSPHYLDWAAFGVMTLPSIGIPLLLWYSSKRKYDSPKSKKN
- the LOC127978899 gene encoding interferon-inducible GTPase 5-like isoform X1 translates to MYKMATFEDYDVITQKDLEGLKDCISTQDLPSAVDTIKDYFKQQDLVELNIGVTGESGSGKSTFVNAFRGLGDEEEGCAKTGVVETTAEPEVYLHPKYKNVKVWDLPGIGSPNFKADEYLEQVEFKRYDFFIIIASDRFRECHTQLAKEIMRMGKTFYFVRSKIDLSIQAEKRKKNFDLKKTLETIREDCEKGLRKIGIEEPVVFLISGWELGKYDLNDLQERMEKELPQHKRRVLMLALPNITLEINEKKKKALEEDIGKVAFLSACVAAIPIPGLSIAVDLAIIAVEIEKYCNAFGLDRESLEKLCEKYGKRLETVEGMIKSAWYKGICTGSVVTLLRDVSFLMTEDAVESVFRFVPLLGSIAAGAMSFWSVSTVLKSALNEIAEDARNVLMSLLETEV
- the LOC127978901 gene encoding translocon-associated protein subunit beta isoform X1; amino-acid sequence: MLRMTHYNMFCLFAMRLLCVFALVAVVALVAGEEGARLLASKSLLNRYAVEGRDLTLQYNIYNVGTSAALEVELSDDSFPPEDFGIVSGMLNVKWDRIAPASNVSHTVVLRPLKAGYFNFTSASVSYLAQEGGQVVVGYTSAPGQGGILAQREFDRRFSPHYLDWAAFGVMTLPSIGIPLLLWYSSKRKYDSPKSKKN